The Fusarium keratoplasticum isolate Fu6.1 chromosome 8, whole genome shotgun sequence genome includes a region encoding these proteins:
- a CDS encoding ER membrane protein complex subunit 3: MVQVPVQTLHRDPQLFYWILIPITIVMVLTGVLRHYASVLMATAPKKQDNKAMREQRSLARGVALRSNHHALSQKAFEARRDVLTAGFESGAYLKEPDRKGQPPANPLTDPSAMDGMMGMMKNNMAMIIPNTLIMSWINAFFSGYVIMKLPFPITIKFKSMLQAGVQTKEMDPRWMSSISWYFLCIFGLQFVYVFLLGSDNAASQVAQQMQAQQMANPMAGPGQDPHKQFKAEAENLAVVEHYSVLDDVEERFLAGIKS; the protein is encoded by the exons ATGGTGCAAGTTCCGGTCCAGACCCTTCATAGGGACCCCCAGTTATT CTACTGGATCCTcatccccatcaccatcgtcatggTCCTGACTGGTGTCCTCCGTCATTACGCATCCGTCCTCATGGCGACCGCGCCTAAGAAGCAGGACAACAAGGCTATGCGTGAGCAGCGGTCCCTCGCCCGCGGTGTCGCCCTGCGCTCCAACCACCACGCCCTCTCCCAGAAGGCCTTTGAGGCTCGCCGCGATGTTCTGACCGCTGGCTTCGAGTCTGGGGCGTACTTGAAGGAGCCCGACCGCAAGGGACAACCTCCTGCGAACCCCCTGACCGACCCTAGTGCCATGGATGGTATGATGGGCATGATGAAGAACAACATGGCTATGATTATTCCCAACACGCTCATCATGAGCTGGATCAACGCCTTCTTCAGCGGCTACGTTATCA TGAAACTGCCcttccccatcaccatcaagttcaagagCATGCTGCAGGCTGGTGTGCagaccaaggagatggaCCCCCGATGGATGTCCAGCATCAGCTGGTACTTCCTTTGCATCTTTGGTCTTCAGTTTGTCTACGTCTTTCTCCTTGGCAGTGACAACG CTGCCAGCCAGGTCGCCCAGCAGATGCAGGCGCAGCAGATGGCTAACCCCATGGCTGGCCCTGGTCAGGACCCTCACAAGCAGttcaaggccgaggctgagaacTTGGCTGTCGTCGAGCACTACTCAGTTCTggacgatgttgaggagCGTTTCTTGGCGGGTATCAAATCGTAG
- a CDS encoding Signal peptidase complex subunit 2 → MANAAEKISVYNLADLKNTSDDAIPNYLNSLKFRQSHTLTDVRLALGYSAFGIAAACFLWDYKLGFENTKHFTAAAVAVYTLVNTALTLWITFREKGVIYEGTSPSGEKISISSSTKKNVPIYNLVITITDNNSKSSVLKLSKPFTGWFDETGQFVAIPFQELLATSVPLIGKRDPKRVTVSQDLLDASPDVLDAVLAANVGATEGSSTAADAGKKGGKQRRKA, encoded by the exons atggccaacgcAGCGGAAAAGATTTCGGTCTACAACCTTGCAG ACCTCAAGAACACATCTGACGACGCCATTCCCAACTACCTCAACTCTCTCAAGTTCCGACAGTCGCATACGCTCACCGACGTTCGCCTCGCCCTCGGTTACAGCGCCTTtggcatcgccgccgcctgtTTCCTTTGGGACTACAAGCTTGGTTTCGAGAACACCAAGCACTTTacagctgctgctgtcgcAGTCTACACTCTGGTCAACACTGCCCTGACACTATGGATTACGTTCCGTGAGAAGGGTGTCATTTATGAGGGCACATCGCCGTCTGGCGAGAAG ATCTCGATCAGCAGCTCAACCAAGAAGAACGTCCCTATTTACAACCTCGTtatcaccatcaccgacaaCAACTCCAAGTCTTCGGTTCTCAAGCTCTCCAAGCCCTTCACTGGCTGGTTCGACGAGACAGGCCAGTTCGTCGCAATCCCCTTCCAGGAGCTGCTCGCCACCTCGGTTCCCCTGATCGGAAAGCGTGATCCCAAGCGCGTCACTGTCTCGCAAGATCTCCTCGATGCTAGCCCCGATGTTCTCGACGCCGTTCTTGCCGCCAACGTGGGTGCTACTGAGGGTAGCTCGACGGCAGCTGATGCCGGAAAGAAGGGAGGCAAGCAGCGACGCAAGGCATAG
- a CDS encoding MMS19 nucleotide excision repair protein produces the protein MADFRQWALEFVLADDEGRQTAIAQKAANEIQTAPANSNPVARWVEAVQPWMPGSGHEAEDETPDWTARAKALEFLSRTLDFLSKDVLKPSQVKLLVSFFGAMFEVDHKAGIMPSATALTRIAAMKSFQRHSGNEIIQKISALRDDFPRQVSKTRLAIYELIRLLMSTPEVAGDLQHRHGSSAGFMIDLLQLCRSERDPECLMVWFDILRIFLSEYSPSKEVLEEVYGAFKLYFPISLPRASQVAITPEDLKLQLRKCFSSTHLLADHVFPFLLGKLDQGDAVTVNVKVDILKTIRACLDEYTHPEQSVAPYCGRLWGSLKYEVRNGEIEDTIWGTLEVLKSLTNRLKGDDLRDYTLSVTRDCVADLATTMYASSAGRLLVSVLSAKPSAFVLMAAPVMTHIKENLRHPKAPVHSQDLLKVLHVVLETRLLLVDSDMTAEEREDFAAIDAFFKSLYDEVFKKTVDLGSKSDASYDDIKIASQAVQGAGALLCQRPAKPLVAAEDAANTGSERLLPEATCSEICESLFTILTKSGPGYPRSAGGDELINDTTKALQRAIRLYPKGFNPLVDQAMAIIRPSWRSGGVDEASETITALGAHIAFVGSSELPSTPRNGFDHFIYSIRSFLSELFNALEAKVDPQIWCALAATVQSIIRHFNDACLAQNPRNDLDLGNETLQRVSAVYPELDQLGGEKQVETSVGYHSQVPQSSSVDEIRREFLLVSLFIARQLYRRATKVVDSHPRTGKSALTLSDDFTGVDPSAGHQYLHLISTLTGFVVHEFSESQQTALKAETLAISLFRDDSITVPQKTSEEQLSGAVEPGVLENGSSWAWLASEAPNVLSLGILQALQPSAVARLFETGVGQELILSGFVANSSPSRPVTLSILTILANKFKIETLPSLVAALEQLTSGLLLVSSSEDGASRLEKITSVYALAAGMVRRYSGKEAKPLLQLIKDSPKDAKLGSELARRLEVIVVPQQPLAKENYAIVKPLWVQKVYFELVSPMLQAATGQDAEVQDQQVKSNFSTGVLLIVKHMNFPIYEADADKILRISIAVAQNSDIGPETKAALDVLKNTLIEAPEKGKGHLRSIIKICTRVFSHRSSAASVDPETEGACGKLALEIVGGLPRMYESQHLLPHAPQVQRELTMVCGHRVRDVRKTARLARVAWADLK, from the exons ATGGCGGATTTCAGGCAGTGGGCCCTCGAGTTTGTCCTGGCCGATGATGAGGGGCGACAGACGGCCATCGCTCAGAAGGCTGCCAATG AGATTCAAACTGCACCTGCCAACTCAAACCCAGTAGCACGATGGGTAGAAGCCGTGCAACCATGGATGCCAGGGAGTGGTCATGAAGCCGAAGATGAGACACCAGACTGGACTGCTAGAGCGAAGG CTCTGGAATTTCTCTCTCGAACTTTGGACTTTCTGAGCAAGGACGTCTTGAAGCCAAGTCAAG TAAAATTGCTGGTCAGCTTCTTTGGTGCCATGTTCGAGGTTGATCACAAAGCTGGCATTATGCCATCTGCTACTGCTCTGACCCGAATAGCAGCCATGAAATCGTTCCAGCGTCATAGTGGAAACGAGATTATCCAAAAGATCTCTGCCTTGCGAGACGACTTTCCTCGTCAGGTATCCAAAACTCGACTTGCCATCTACGAGCTCATTCGACTACTTATGTCTACCCCCGAAGTTGCTGGCGATCTGCAGCATCGACATGGCTCATCTGCTGGCTTCATGATTGACCTTCTGCAGCTCTGTCGAAGTGAGAGGGATCCCGAGTGTTTGATGGTCTGGTTCGACATTCTGCGAATATTCTTATCTGAATATTCGCCCTCAAAAgaggttctggaggaggTCTATGGTGCTTTCAAGCTATACTTCCCGATCTCTCTTCCTCGAGCATCACAGGTTGCCATTACCCCTGAAGACTTGAAGTTGCAGCTACGGAAGTGTTTTTCATCTACTCACTTGCTGGCTGACCACGTGTTTCCATTCCTTCTTGGAAAGTTGGACCAGGGTGATGCTGTGACCGTCAATGTCAAG GTTGATATCCTCAAAACCATTCGCGCCTGCTTGGACGAGTACACCCACCCCGAACAGTCTGTCGCCCCTTACTGCGGCAGACTTTGGGGAAGTCTCAAGTACGAGGTCCGAAATGGAGAGATTGAAGACACCATATGGGGTACCTTGGAGGTCCTCAAGTCCCTCACGAACAGACTCAAGGGCGATGACCTCCGTGACTATACCCTTTCAGTCACAAGGGATTGTGTCGCTGATCTGGCTACCACCATGTACGCATCATCTGCCGGCAGACTCTTGGTCAGTGTCTTGAGCGCCAAGCCCAGTGCTTTTGTCTTGATGGCCGCTCCAGTCATGACACACATCAAGGAGAACCTGCGCCATCCAAAAGCCCCTGTGCACAGCCAGGATCTCCTCAAGGTTCTCCATGTTGTCTTGGAAACTCGACTTCTGCTTGTCGACTCAGACATGACTGCAGAGGAACGAGAAGATTTTGCCGCTATTGATGCCTTCTTCAAGTCGCTTTACGACGAGGTTTTCAAGAAGACAGTTGATCTTGGTTCGAAATCGGACGCCTCTTACGACGATATCAAGATTGCGTCTCAGGCAGTTCAGGGGGCTGGAGCTTTGCTATGCCAAAGGCCAGCCAAGCCACTTGTTGCGGCCGAGGATGCTGCGAACACTGGCTCTGAGCGACTTCTTCCCGAGGCAACGTGTTCAGAAATCTGCGAGTCACTCTTCACCATCCTGACGAAATCCGGCCCAGGATATCCCCGGTCAGCTGGTGGTGACGAGCTTATCAATGATACTACTAAGGCCCTACAACGTGCAATTCGTCTGTACCCTAAGGGCTTCAACCCCCTGGTTGaccaggccatggccattATTCGACCCAGTTGGCGAAGTGGAGGAGTAGACGAAGCATCCGAGACTATCACAGCCCTCGGAGCTCACATTGCCTTTGTGGGATCCTCAGAGCTACCGTCAACCCCCAGGAACGGATTCGACCACTTCATATACTCCATTCGATCGTTCCTTTCGGAACTTTTCAACGCTCTCGAGGCAAAGGTCGACCCTCAGATCTGGTGCGCTCTGGCGGCGACAGTTCAATCTATAATCCGACACTTCAATGATGCTTGCCTGGCACAAAACCCACGGAacgacctcgaccttgggAATGAAACCTTACAAAGGGTTAGTGCCGTTTATCCCGAGCTGGATCAGCTCGGTGGAGAGAAGCAAGTCGAAACTTCTGTGGGTTACCACTCTCAGGTTCCGCAATCATCGTCTGTTGACGAGATCAGACGCGAGTTCCTACTTGTCAGTCTCTTCATTGCTCGACAACTTTACCGCAGGGCCACCAAGGTTGTCGACTCGCATCCTCGGACTGGCAAATCGGCGCTTACACTGAGCGACGACTTTACTGGCGTGGACCCGTCTGCTGGACATCAGTACCTCCATTTGATCTCTACCTTGACGGGCTTTGTGGTTCACGAGTTCAGCGAATCTCAGCAGACTGCACTGAAAGCTGAGACACTCGCCATCAGCCTCTTCCGTGATGATTCTATAACCGTCCCTCAAAAGACATCAGAGGAACAATTGTCCGGTGCTGTTGAGCCAGGCGTTTTGGAAAACGGGTCATCATGGGCTTGGTTAGCATCAGAAGCTCCCAATGTCCTGTCTCTTGGTATACTGCAAGCGCTACAGCCGTCTGCAGTAGCGAGACTT TTTGAGACAGGAGTCGGACAAGAGCTGATCCTCAGCGGGTTCGTGGCAAACTCCAGCCCAAGCAGACCGGTTACGCTATCCATTCTCACCATCCTGgccaacaagttcaagatcGAGACTTTGCCGAGCCTTGTAGCTGCGCTTGAACAACTCACATCGGGCTTGCTTCTAGTTTCTTCGTCTGAGGATGGTGCATCCCGCTTGGAGAAGATCACTTCAGTATATGCCCTTGCCGCAGGAATGGTACGGCGATATAGCGGCAAGGAAGCAAAACCACTTCTCCAACTGATCAAAGACTCGCCAAAGGATGCCAAACTCGGTTCTGAACTTGCAAGGCGGCTCGAAGTCATTGTGGTTCCCCAGCAGCCAttggccaaggagaactATGCTATTGTCAAGCCTCTATGGGTGCAGAAGGTGTACTTCGAACTGGTCAGCCCCATGCTGCAGGCCGCTACCGGACAAGACGCCGAGGTGCAAGACCAGCAAGTCAAGTCAAACTTCAGCACTGGAGTTCTCCTCATTGTAAAGCATATGAACTTCCCGATCTACGAGGCGGACGCGGATAAAATCCTCCGTATCTCTATTGCCGTTGCGCAGAACAGCGACATCGGCCCTGAGACCAAGGCTGCTCTTGATGTACTCAAGAACACACTTATTGAGGCCCctgagaagggcaaggggCACCTCCGaagcatcatcaagatctgCACAAGAGTCTTCTCGCATAGGTCCTCCGCCGCGAGTGTTGATCCCGAGACGGAGGGCGCTTGCGGTAAGCTTGCTCTGGAGATAGTTGGAGGTCTACCACGCATGTACGAGTCTCAGCATCTGTTGCCGCACGCACCTCAGGTGCAGCGAGAACTGACAATGGTCTGTGGACATCGTGTGCGAGATGTGAGAAAGACGGCACGGCTGGCGAGAGTGGCATGGGCGGATCTCAAGTGA
- a CDS encoding Abhydro-lipase domain-containing protein: MTLKHDGTTSAAPERTPHVIGKKLAETAVQFSQQAEKLSHQHPTGQDPSVAVEAQFVTPQDPVIVTSDGQRLPGVPLQEAHKLNVLREELQGEPKSVEIKEGDEVKEKISNVESTDTRHRKVVQLPEQQNGASMQKSTTNGTLRKAMPPSHTNPLFPPLPLYGPPSMLRNIQCLFFRISAFFLSLAFLGVIVLGALFTSIPSLWRKIFYRLTFRNPDARRPFYEEEKRRARVRHEKEKDWVQKKSTSGLTLDRVETAEAFPPTEGGPDPIVCDVAYYARRVGLDVETFEVQTEDGFLIDLWHVYDPKEYTELDGSTRSHQGPEVFQGPRRKFKDPNQKPKFPVLLMHGLLQSSGAYCCNDDESLAFWLCKSGYDVWLGNNRCGFKPKHTLLEYSDPRMWCWNIRQMGVFDLPALMSRIISETGFEKIGLICHSQGTTQTFVALAKEQRPDLGEKLTVFCALAPAAYAGPLIGKMYFKFMRIISPGLFRLMFGIHAFIPFMMQMHQLLDPRVYGWLGYKVFSFLFDWTDSRWDRGLRNRMFQFAPVYVSAESMRWWLGRECFAKHKCILATKDALKAEEHMDGAADGRPVTPRTKSAIEAHRKHPKGSTAWYNEQAPPMAFWVCGNDNLVDGEKLLRRFEKGREPFVDVVHSKTIPEYEHLDVIWAMDAVDQVFKEVREVLWKTCDVRDICRVPEGCEHVEPRKPKVTVAEDVVDETQSSSSGEN, from the coding sequence ATGACCCTGAAACATGATGGCACAACAAGTGCCGCTCCAGAGCGGACCCCTCACGTTATcggcaagaagctggccgaaACCGCCGTCCAGTTCAGTCAACAAGCCGAAAAGCTCTCTCACCAACACCCGACTGGGCAGGATCCTTCTGTAGCCGTCGAGGCTCAGTTTGTGACTCCTCAGGACCCTGTAATTGTGACTTCAGATGGCCAACGGCTTCCTGGTGTACCATTGCAAGAGGCGCACAAACTCAATGTCCTCCGTGAAGAGCTCCAAGGAGAACCCAAGAGtgtcgagatcaaggagggcgatgaggtAAAGGAGAAGATCTCCAATGTTGAAAGTACAGACACGCGACACCGAAAAGTTGTCCAGCTGCCAGAGCAACAGAATGGCGCATCAATGCAGAAGTCGACGACCAATGGCACCTTGCGAAAGGCCATGCCTCCGTCGCACACGAATCCTCTCTTTCCCCCATTGCCTCTTTACGGACCTCCTTCAATGCTTCGAAATATCCAATGTCTATTCTTCCGAATATCGGCCTTCTTCCTAAGTCTGGCATTTCTTGGCGTCATTGTTCTGGGTGCTCTATTTACAAGCATACCCTCGCTCTGGAGGAAGATCTTTTACCGGCTAACGTTCCGCAACCCTGACGCACGTCGGCCATTTTacgaagaggagaagcgcaGAGCCCGCGTAAGGCATGAAAAAGAGAAGGATTGGGTGCAAAAGAAGTCAACAAGCGGGCTCACCTTGGACCGTGTAGAAACCGCCGAGGCCTTCCCACCAACCGAAGGTGGCCCCGACCCGATCGTGTGCGATGTGGCATACTATGCGCGGAGAGTTGGGCTCGATGTTGAAACTTTTGAGGTTCAGACCGAGGATGGGTTCCTGATCGACTTATGGCACGTTTACGACCCGAAGGAGTACACTGAGCTGGATGGCAGTACTCGATCTCACCAAGGGCCGGAAGTCTTCCAGGGCCCCAGACGGAAGTTCAAGGACCCGAATCAGAAGCCCAAGTTTCCTGTACTGCTCATGCATGGCTTGTTGCAGAGTTCAGGGGCGTACTGCTGCAATGACGACGAGTCTCTTGCCTTCTGGCTTTGCAAGTCTGGCTACGATGTCTGGTTGGGAAACAATCGATGTGGTTTCAAACCCAAGCATACGCTGCTTGAGTATAGCGACCCGAGGATGTGGTGTTGGAATATTCGGCAGATGGGCGTGTTTGATCTCCCTGCGTTGATGTCGCGAATCATCAGCGAGACGGGGTTCGAAAAGATTGGCCTCATCTGCCACTCTCAGGGGACGACACAAACGTTTGTTGCCTTGGCAAAGGAACAACGACCTGACCTAGGAGAGAAGCTGACAGTATTTTGCGCCCTTGCTCCCGCCGCATACGCTGGACCTCTGATCGGCAAGATGTACTTCAAGTTCATGCGAATAATCTCGCCCGGCCTATTTCGGCTCATGTTTGGGATTCACGCTTTTATCCCTTTTATGATGCAGATGCATCAACTTCTGGACCCACGCGTGTATGGATGGCTCGGCTACAAGGTCTTTTCCTTCCTCTTCGACTGGACAGATTCCCGCTGGGACCGTGGCCTTCGAAACAGGATGTTCCAGTTCGCGCCCGTATACGTCAGTGCCGAGTCGATGCGATGGTGGCTTGGGCGGGAGTGCTTTGCCAAGCACAAGTGTATCTTGGCTACTAAGGATGCCTTGAAAGCTGAGGAGCACATGGATGGAGCAGCCGACGGAAGACCCGTGACACCGAGAACAAAGTCAGCAATCGAGGCGCATCGGAAACATCCCAAGGGCTCGACAGCATGGTACAACGAACAAGCACCGCCGATGGCCTTTTGGGTCTGTGGAAACGAcaatcttgttgatggcgagaAACTCCTCCGACGTTTCGAAAAGGGCCGCGAGCCCTTCGTTGATGTGGTTCACAGCAAGACAATTCCCGAGTACGAGCATCTTGATGTGATCTGGGCTATGGATGCTGTGGACCAGGTATTCAAAGAGGTTCGAGAGGTACTCTGGAAGACGTGCGATGTGCGTGACATTTGCCGTGTCCCAGAGGGATGCGAGCACGTCGAGCCACGAAAGCCAAAGGTGACTGTTGCCGAGGATGTGGTTGATGAGACCCAATCGAGTAGCAGTGGTGAGAACTAG